The nucleotide window AGCTGTATATAACCAGTGCGGCAAATTGCGAAAGACAGAGAGATCAAAAAGAAGGAAATTAAAAAGTTTAGAAAGGTTAGTATTTGTGGGAGAATTGACAGCAAAACAGAGAGGCAAGGCATCACAAAGTTTACCTGATTTGCAGACGCCAAAGATTTGTTTCTTCATAATATCTTCGATCAAAAAGGACAGTTTTAGCTTAAAAACGCGTGATACAACATCTGCACGGTCATGAGACTTTTGGCCTGGTATAATGTCTTCGATTTCAGGCCACTTTGGGTTAGCTGTAAATGTCACAAACAGGTCGGGGTTCCCAAAAGCACGGCACAAAGCCATGGCGTCTTGGTAATTTTGGACCATATATCTTGGGCTTCCCGTAAAGGTTGCTGGTAAAACTATGCGTTGTCCGATAGCCTTGGCGTTTGTATCCCCACGCGTCACAGCGTCACAAACATTATGGTAGAGTTCAACGCGGAGTTCATTCTGGTTATTCCTCATCCAACGCAACCTGTGTTCCTCGATGGCCGCGTATGAGTCAACCAAATATTGTTGGAATAAACGACCGCCTCTTAGGAGGGTGGTGCCTTCATTGTTGCGATAATGGATTCTGTAGCAGTAGTATTCCCGCATCGTGACACATCGTCGTTTAGTAGACCGACGGCCAGTGTTGTCGTGGTAACGTATGCGAGCGTGGAACCCGGTCTCTCCGTACGGAAACAATAACGGGTATTGTAAAGGCATGTATAGCTGATGTAATTCTGATATCCGTTGTAGTGTGCCGTTTTGTGTACTGACGATAACGTCACGTGGTTCGGTGTTTTCTCCAAAGTCGTTTGTGATAAGAACAGCAACCTCAGACACGTTAGGTCGGTTGTACTGTGGGTTGTTTGTTACTTGGCCGAGTAAGCGTAGATGACAATTGTTGCTTTCATTTTAAATGCACCAGTCGCGTGCCATGCGAAAGGCGTTAGCTAAAGAACTGTGGTTGTCCAGCATCCTGATGAGGGATGCAACAATTGTTTCATCACATGTGCTGTCAGAACGGGAAACCCCAAACAAAGCAGCTATACGGTTATTGACTTCGTTCTGTGTGTCGTAGAAATATAGTTGAGCATATCTGGGCTGTTCACCCTCAACTGGCAGCATGGACCCTATTCGGTGGTAGTTCTGCCCGCTTATTCGGAAGGTGTATAGGCTTCTACCACTATTTATAGCATGATCAATCTTTCCCCCAAATGATGTGAAGCAGAACATGCTATTGTACACTCGAATATGTTCTCTGAATCTAACTGTCCCCGTGTCGTTATAATCAAGTAATGATCTTAATGGTTCAGGAGCTTCAAGAAGGCGAGGAAGCAAAACCTTGCCATCCTGGCAGCACGAAGAGAAAGTCGTCCCATCAGAGGACTTTGTATTTTTATTCCTCTCTTCATACCACATGACCGCTGCACAGTTATGGCATGTGAATGTTGGACGGCCGAGGCTTTCGTACGTAACATGCGCACCTATATTTTTTTTATCAGGTAAACGTATCACAACGTACACATTCAAGGCAGTGAGGCAAACAACAAAGTATAGACAGGTGCAAGACGGAACAAAGCGTGTATATTTAGGAAATAGGCGCGTAGGACATAGGATCGGACAATACCTGTTGATGCAAACGCTGCCCTGCGTGGGGTACGTATACGAACACCTGGTAACATAATAAAATGCGGCAACGTTATTTTGATGTTGCATGGTAGAAAAGGTGGAAGTAATGCCGGGTAAAGGGCAGTGATGGAGTTGTACCTTCTGTTTTTTTAGGCCGAGAAGAGCGTAGACGTGATGGACCAGCTGTATTCAGATGAGAATGTTGTGTTGTGCAGGAAATAGTGTCTGGGAAAAATGTAATAGTTACAGAAATGGAAAAGGGTAGTAGTAAACATCGTAGATAACAGGGCAGACCTTGGGTAGAATGGGAGGAAGAATGCCTTGGCGGTGGGCATAAAACAGGCCGGATATCCGCTGGGTCATCTTGTACGATGGTTTGACCTGTAGCATAAAATTCAGGGGAAAATATTACAGTCAACCTTTGTTAACGGTAAACAATCAGTTTACATGGCATGCGGAGGTATTTCTGTTTATCCAAAGGACCTCCCACATCATTCAGGCAACTTTACGGATTATAACATGTACGACAACGTATTTATGGGTTTGTCTACCATGTAGAAAGCCGTTGACAAATGCATTAGTCGAATAATCGAAATGGATTTCCGGTTATTTTGGGACTGTATTTTGCTTTCTTTATATGTATTTCTCCCTTTTTTTCGGTTGGTTTTCAACAGAGATGGAAAACGTGCGAAACATGCGATAAGGTTGATTCAGTCTATTAATTTGATAGTCCGTGGTTCGATTACAAAATAGGGTGAATCATAAATTTATTGGATCAGAATTTGCTGGGCTAAAATATGGACAGCGTTGTGAGTTCTAGATCACATGTAGTTTGTTGGAATATAAATTGAAACAATTGACAAAGACGTTGACCCTGCTGGGATGAAACTGTTAAGAAGGTTGTAGAAATTATTTATGTAAGTTAATTACGTTCGTATACAGAAAGTAGCAGAAATATAgtttttaaaaatgtaacttttaaATGCACCCCATAGTGCAGCACTTGTTTTAAAAAGCGGCTTATATTCAAAGTCACAGTTAAGCTTTTTGTTTTAAAAGTATTTTATATGTAAAGTCAGGTGTAATGGGCTTATACTGTACGTAAAAAACAATCAGAGCTACGTATATGGGGTAACCTTTCATTGTCTCCCCTGCTCCCACTTTAGCGGAAGTACCAGTACCCGGTTCAACAGTCACCGATTGCACCTGGGTGCCACCTGTAAAAGTGACAGGATACGCAGATAGGTTAAACATAGTATAGCGGGTAGACAGCGTCTAAATAACCAACTATGAAAGTCACTTTCAATACATTGAGGGTGGGTTGTGAGGATGGGTGTCAAAACTGAAGGGCTTAAACTGATGGCAGGCTATTTACAGGTTTACTTTGTGGCCACACGCATGCCGGTAAGTGGACACGATAGCCAAATGAGTTTCTTTTCAGGAACAGTACAACTAACCTGTGTCGGGCTCACAAGAGGGAGTCACCGCGTTTATGCTAGATAGGGTAGCCCCACAGTATGTCATCGCCTTCCCATTAAGGCCCACATAGGTACGACTTTGTATATGAATAGAATGTTTGTTACCGCCGATGTCATCATTCATGCAGCTGTCATTCAACGTAAGAGCGTAGTATGTTTGTTTCTTTCCGCAAGGCAACGTATGGGAACAAAGGCGGGCCTCTATCGAATCACTAACCACACCAGAATTGGCAGGCCATAACCTGCAAACCTCGTCTTTTATGAGGTATCAGAAAGGGCCACAATTCAGTATTTAAAACTCCATATGCGGGGTGGGGGGATAGAATGTAATTATAAGTTTGATACCTCTACGCACTCCAGCCTGGTCAAGCAGTTGTAGCCCACAAACGTATTGGGTCATCCCCTCAGGCATAACACGCGAACATGTATGAAAAGTAAATGCGTCTTTAAGCATCACGAAGGGATGCACAGGCGGCTGCATGTTACATACAATGTTACAAAACACATAGCCGAAAAATGAAAAGCTGAAACATGTACCTATACCGATTTGGTTgtttgcgggggggggggggggggggggggggctgcaAACTAATTAAACGTGAAGGCAAAGGACAGAGCTCATACCGCAAACAACCCTTATTGAATGCACGTCAAAGTTGGTGTAAATTTTACATCTAGTCATGGAACATACCTGTTTTTTTACCCAAATAACAGACATAGGGACAGGCAGTCAGGAAAGGTCATATGGCATAAGGTATTTGTTTAGCACAAGTCATAAGTTGCCTATTCCATTGCTGTTTGTAATGCAAGTTTCCAGGTAGGTGTCGGCAAAGATTCTAGGGTGACACGGTTATCGTTTACACGTTTGTGTTCACCTATATGCGGCATTCAACATCTTAGATAAAATTTCATGTAGGTTTTATACGATGCCAAAGAAATCGGGAATGTGGGAAAATAACACATGCCGTGAAAATGtaaaaattacagttttggtctGGGCACAACACAAAGGCATTGCCACATTATTTGTAAACACAAAAGAGGGAGTCACAAAATTGTAAACACTtggagaagaaaaaaaaagagcaTCGCCGTATCAGAGGGAACCCTCCTTAGCATCGCCGCTATCGTCCACCATGTCATTAACTCCCGTACAGTCAATGGACACCTCATCAGCATCGCCATCTGATTCTTGAATGCATCTGCAAAGAAACATGGGAATGCATGTGTTGATGCAAAGTGGGTACATGTGACCATACTAAACAGGGTACGATTGGTAGGTCCAACTTACAGCTTTCTAAGTTTCCGTCCAGATCCGGGGGTTGGGGGCGGGAGGTTCGAGTCACGCTTTAGGGTGGCAGATGGGCTTTCATTCAAATCCGACGGAACAACATTCACACTTCCACCTGTTTTATCCATATCAGGCCCAACAATCTTGCCGCAATTGAAGCTCTCATATTCTCCATAACGGTAGTAGGTGTGGCTCTTAATTTCGAAAGTGTGCTTTGTTCCAATAAGGGCCTCGAGGGCGGAGGGTAGTATGGGAGAATCAATAGAAGTATCCTGCATACCAAGTACAAAAGACGGAAAGTTATCGTAGAAGGTTCACGTATGCTTCAAAGACACGCTGTAATGAGAAGCACGAATACCGTCAACTGTTCCTCAACTAAGGACTTTGCAGTCCTCTTAACCAGCTTCTCAGCAACTTCATCAAAGAGGGTGACAACGGTACTCATTGTTCCATCAGTTACATCCGCTTGAATGCGAAACCTAGCATGGTAGAGTAGTTCAATAACAATGGGTGGCGAAACCAAGTTGTGTTGGCAGTGTAGGTAGAAGGGCACCAAAGTACACCGGCAAACAAAGAATCATGACATCAAATGGAAAGGGGAACAAAGAAATGAGTCTGTGACTGAGATGTTGAAGTATATACCTCGTTCTCGGATAATCAACCTTTGATTTACACGTCTTGCAAACGAAGTAACCTTCCTCTCTCGTTAGTCCCTTACGACACTGGCTTCCGGAGCACGTGAAAAGATACCAGCTGTTCTTGGTTCTGATAGACGTAATTTCTACAACATTCCGGAAAAGGATGGCCTACAACGGACAAAATAAGAGGAATAGTTAAGTGAGACGGACAGGGTATTGGGGAGGGGGTGTATTTACGGTGTTTCTCACACATAGTAGGTGAATGCGTAGGTCATGTTGGGGAGGGTAAGCCCTACTTACGCATAATTGGGATGTTAGTCAACTCTGTTTAGTAGTTCATGACCAAAAAAGCAAGACCCCAAGCTGGTGTGGGTTTTTTTTCATGGTGAAAGCTGGAGAAAGGAGGATGGTGTGAGGGCAATGGCGTTGGCTAACGCGGGAACCATGGTGGCGCTGGTATTGGTCACGTGGGTGAATCTTGAAATCTAAAGCGGATGCTAACTATGAGGGTGGATGGTTTGTATAGAATAATAGTTGGCTTGACATACGCTGGGCATATTTTTGAGGTTTCAATTAAAGGCTGGTGAACGTGGAATGAGGCAATGACTAACTTGAGGCCCAAAGAAATatgtataaaagtttaaaaacaCAATAGAGAGTATGAGAGTTTATTAAAGTATATTCTTTTAAATTTAGTATGAATAAAcacctttttttttatttgtcgGCACGAACTCTGTCCACAAGTTCTTGTAGGGTACCAACAGAGACCACTTCCTCGGTGACTGGGTCGCTGCTATCTCCCATAGCTACACAGCTGGGAAGCATACGTTCATATTCAGTTGGAGCAATAATCGTATAAATAAGGTAATTAAAGTGTGCATGCCAAAGGCTACACTCATACCTTACGGATGACTTAAAAGTTTGCAGGGCGGGTACATCGGAGCCATCAATGAGTATAGTTGACGATGAACTGGCCAAGCCAAGGACGCCTGTAGTGTGTGGAGTCAGTTAAAGACCTTTCAAGTAACACACACAATAATTAACGTATAGGGAAACAATGTACCCAGGTAAAATTTTGCACTCATGGAAGTAAGGATAAGGCAATAGACAGCCGGGTTTTCGGCCTTCTTCTTAACCAGAGCATCACCCAAATTTCCCCATAACGTCACTCTAACTCGGCGATTGCTGTAAGGATCAAAAGAAGTCAAAAACCTTGACACTTAACTGAGGTTAAAAGCAAGAACAATTGGGCAATAAGGATGAGGCACTTACCGTTCGTTGTTTAGATTAAACTCAACCGCGCGAGCACCAGATGCCTTCACAGATTGGGGGCCAACCTCAGTTACATATCCTATAACATCTGAAGCGCATCAAAAATTAGGCTGAATTAGAAACGTCTCTATTAGGGAGACCAACTCAGGTCTGAGCGAAAGTCAACTACGTAAAACTAATTTATCCGGGTCAATTATTTGATTGAACCATGTTATTGCTACCAATGGTAACTATCAATGGGGAAAAAATATTCAGCTATCAATAGGCCTACAAAACAATGTAATAAGCCATCCATTGTTATAAATGATACTATTCAGCAGCCAAATGTAAACATGGACCGGCTATTGGAATTTGGAACTTAGTTAATAACCAATAAGTAGTCTAACCTTTTATTAGTCGATTTTTGGACATTAAAAAGTAAGCAACAATATGACCAACATGAGAAGAGTAAACATACCTACAAAATACTTGCCCTCTGTCGGTTCGAGGTCCTCAAAAGCGGTAAGTAAGAACGGGTAGCGTGTAAATGAACCACTCGTATCGTCAACCCTCTTAACAGTCGTGGAGCCGTTCAACCAGATAACAAAGGGGCTGTCTTTTAAAATACGGTATTGATCGGTGCGTTGGACTGTAAAACCCTTTAGTAAATATACACCACCCTCCTTGATTTTGTCAAAGAAGTAGTGTGCAATATTATTCCGTGCGGTACAATGAATCATACCTCCCTATGCAAACCAAACGATAGACTTTCAGTAGCGATGAAGTGCGTGAAAGGAAAAGAGTATGGGAGTTTAAAGAGCGGAGAGGTACCTTTACATCGCTGACGACATAGTCCGTGCTCATGTAGCGTCCGTTGACATTTGTTACGTCCCACTTTCTACAGACCATAACAGTGATGGGACCGGTACTCCCTTCACGGAGATCAGTAAGTGCCATCTGGTTGCCAACACCAATTCCCGCTGTATTGACACTAAGAGAGGTAGCCATGATAGTAGAGTAGCAAGTGTGAATAGGGAAGCACAACAATAGGGAAGGAGGAGCTCATATAATAGAATATTAGCCCATTCACCTTCCTATGAAGAAGCTAGTGACTAGATAATGAAATTAAATCGGACCGTATATTATGGAGGTATGTAAAAAGACTCATTGAATGTTCATGCATTT belongs to Helianthus annuus cultivar XRQ/B chromosome 5, HanXRQr2.0-SUNRISE, whole genome shotgun sequence and includes:
- the LOC110938751 gene encoding replication protein A 70 kDa DNA-binding subunit C-like translates to MATSLSVNTAGIGVGNQMALTDLREGSTGPITVMVCRKWDVTNVNGRYMSTDYVVSDVKGGMIHCTARNNIAHYFFDKIKEGGVYLLKGFTVQRTDQYRILKDSPFVIWLNGSTTVKRVDDTSGSFTRYPFLLTAFEDLEPTEGKYFVDVIGYVTEVGPQSVKASGARAVEFNLNNERNRRVRVTLWGNLGDALVKKKAENPAVYCLILTSMSAKFYLGVLGLASSSSTILIDGSDVPALQTFKSSVSCVAMGDSSDPVTEEVVSVGTLQELVDRVRADK